The proteins below are encoded in one region of Firmicutes bacterium HGW-Firmicutes-1:
- a CDS encoding ferrous iron transport protein A, producing MNKKLYELEIGKSATVDGLNAHSLLRDRLLALGVTKGATIQVIRKGPKQNLTLYKIRGAMIALRKEEASTITVSLL from the coding sequence ATGAATAAAAAATTATATGAACTTGAAATAGGTAAGAGTGCAACTGTAGATGGATTAAATGCTCATAGCTTATTGCGAGATAGATTATTAGCATTGGGTGTAACAAAGGGTGCTACTATACAGGTAATTAGAAAAGGTCCTAAACAAAATCTGACCCTTTATAAAATTCGTGGAGCGATGATCGCCTTGAGAAAAGAAGAAGCCTCTACGATTACAGTTTCTTTATTGTAG
- a CDS encoding Fur family transcriptional regulator, whose product MKQEEFFTFREYMNKEKNELSACEEDYIEMIYRLCGEHHDFTRVVDLAAALNVKPPSVTKMIKKLGERGYLKYIKYGIIELEDSGRRIGKDLLFRHNTIEAFLNLLNIKEDILEETEKIEHTINAETLLGIRRLLYFFAQNPKSKSEYIDFISKQ is encoded by the coding sequence ATGAAGCAAGAAGAATTTTTCACCTTTCGGGAGTATATGAATAAGGAAAAAAATGAATTAAGTGCTTGTGAAGAGGATTATATTGAGATGATTTATAGATTATGTGGAGAACACCACGATTTCACTAGGGTGGTAGATCTTGCAGCAGCCTTAAATGTTAAGCCTCCTTCAGTCACTAAAATGATAAAAAAGCTAGGTGAAAGAGGGTACCTGAAGTATATTAAGTATGGTATTATTGAACTTGAAGATAGTGGGAGAAGAATAGGGAAGGATTTATTGTTTCGACATAATACTATAGAAGCATTTTTGAATTTGCTCAATATTAAGGAGGACATTTTAGAAGAAACGGAAAAGATTGAACACACCATTAATGCTGAAACCTTACTAGGAATTAGAAGGTTATTGTATTTTTTTGCACAGAACCCAAAAAGCAAGTCGGAGTATATTGATTTCATCTCAAAACAGTAA
- the hflK gene encoding FtsH protease activity modulator HflK, with amino-acid sequence MKDSNNNPEDKVIDIDSKNIEKKLLKIVPRIVIGLFVLVVLINSIYILDSKENGVVLRFGKIATIVTDAGPHFKVPLVDQVKKVNVKNIYNMEYGYRTQSGGNETSEAVYVDQPEEATVIVDGANNNASIALIDVIIKYKVSNPEEFLFNVDDIEGTLRLALEDTIRTSMQSLTLDQAKTEKESINAAVKPLLQRKMTEYGAGIQIEQVLTQNVQFLPSVETAFQQKENANQYKNGKIEDAERYENTIIPKAKGEATQLVEQANAYAAQTVAEANAAVAQFNALYTEYKNNPQILKEKYYIEAMTAFFKNNTIIVDTTQDGDLYKFYNFSDNNLVKEQISSAPNN; translated from the coding sequence ATGAAGGATTCAAATAATAATCCAGAGGATAAAGTTATTGATATTGACAGCAAAAATATAGAAAAAAAGCTATTAAAGATAGTTCCAAGAATTGTTATCGGGCTATTCGTATTGGTAGTATTAATCAACAGCATTTATATCTTGGACAGTAAAGAAAATGGAGTAGTTTTAAGATTTGGTAAAATTGCTACAATAGTTACAGATGCAGGACCACATTTTAAAGTACCGTTAGTAGATCAAGTTAAGAAAGTAAATGTAAAAAATATTTATAATATGGAATATGGATATAGAACACAATCAGGTGGTAATGAGACAAGTGAAGCTGTTTATGTAGATCAACCTGAAGAAGCAACTGTTATTGTTGATGGAGCAAATAACAATGCTTCCATTGCTTTAATAGATGTTATTATAAAATATAAGGTTTCAAATCCAGAAGAATTTTTATTTAACGTGGATGATATTGAAGGAACACTTAGGTTGGCTTTAGAGGATACCATACGTACAAGTATGCAATCCTTGACCTTAGATCAGGCAAAGACTGAAAAAGAAAGTATTAATGCGGCTGTTAAGCCTTTATTACAGAGGAAAATGACAGAATATGGAGCTGGCATTCAAATCGAACAAGTGTTAACACAAAATGTACAATTTTTACCTAGTGTAGAAACCGCTTTTCAACAAAAGGAAAATGCCAACCAGTATAAAAATGGGAAGATTGAAGATGCAGAACGTTATGAAAATACGATCATTCCTAAAGCAAAAGGTGAAGCAACACAACTTGTGGAACAAGCAAATGCCTATGCTGCTCAAACAGTAGCAGAAGCCAACGCAGCTGTAGCACAATTTAATGCACTTTATACTGAATATAAAAATAATCCTCAAATATTGAAAGAAAAATACTATATTGAAGCAATGACAGCATTCTTTAAAAATAATACAATTATAGTAGATACTACACAAGACGGAGATCTTTATAAGTTTTACAATTTTTCAGATAACAACCTGGTAAAAGAACAAATTAGTTCTGCACCAAATAATTAA
- the nrdJ gene encoding ribonucleoside-triphosphate reductase, adenosylcobalamin-dependent has protein sequence MITVLKRNGTVGDFNIKKISTAIQLSMAETKDNVDEQLANAISEKISLELQKYPCPVSVEDVQDLVEKYLMESPRKDAAKRYILYRYERDKTRDTRTKRLDGRLLTEEFISNYKHKPNPMKQLGTFVYYRTYSRWLPEEKRREYWWETVRRAVEYNCSLVPTTKEEAEKLYDNIFNLRQFLSGRTFWVGGTDVTTHYPMANFNCAFTVINDFGVYKDLFYLLMVGAGVGIRILRDDTKRLPKVRSNFEIIHEDYSPIVKQGREDSTSLEFMHNNTVKIIIGDSKEGWVQSLDFYFKVLYSNEYRNINTVIINYNHVRPKGEKLKTFGGTASGHASLKNMFIKITKVIKRRGVLEDEANVKLKPIDCLDIANIIGENVVVGGVRRTAEIVLVDPDDKECVESKSNLYKQIDGQWIVDHDIIHRQMSNNSIYYRQKPSRDTLHWQIEQMRYSGEPGWVNEVAGAKRRPNMNGVNPCGEILLNANGLCNLTTVNVYAFVKEDGTLDHNGLMEAQRLSARAGYRMTCVELEIPEWNYVQNEDKLLGCSLTGWQDMVNAVQLTREQEAKLLKNLRDVAQTSANHYASEIGENKPLLVTTVKPEGTLSQLPVVSSGVHYSHSPYYIRRVRINADDPVVKVCEELGYPIFPEVGQEMETCTTKVIEFPIKAPLGTTKYDVSAIDQLENYKLFMENYVDHNCSITIHVRENEWEEVEEWVWKNWDDIVALSFLSLEDNFYQLLPYEAIDEEEFNRRSKEMKPFITNLLTKYEKKEIELDVGNESCESGACPIR, from the coding sequence ATGATAACGGTTTTAAAGAGAAATGGTACTGTAGGTGATTTTAATATAAAGAAAATATCTACAGCAATCCAGTTATCTATGGCTGAAACAAAGGATAACGTAGATGAACAATTAGCCAACGCGATTAGTGAGAAGATTAGCTTAGAGCTACAAAAATATCCGTGTCCAGTTTCAGTGGAAGATGTTCAAGATTTAGTAGAGAAATATCTTATGGAGTCACCAAGAAAGGATGCTGCAAAAAGGTATATTTTATATCGATATGAGAGAGATAAAACAAGAGATACAAGAACAAAAAGACTGGACGGAAGATTGTTAACAGAGGAATTCATAAGCAATTATAAGCACAAACCTAATCCAATGAAACAACTAGGAACTTTTGTTTATTATAGAACTTATTCCAGATGGTTACCTGAGGAAAAGAGAAGAGAATACTGGTGGGAAACGGTAAGAAGAGCTGTTGAGTACAATTGTAGTCTTGTTCCTACAACAAAAGAAGAAGCAGAAAAACTGTATGACAATATCTTTAATCTGCGTCAATTTTTATCTGGAAGAACATTTTGGGTAGGTGGAACGGATGTTACAACCCATTATCCTATGGCTAATTTTAATTGTGCCTTTACAGTAATTAATGATTTTGGAGTTTATAAAGATTTGTTTTATCTCCTAATGGTAGGAGCAGGAGTAGGCATAAGAATACTTAGAGATGACACAAAAAGACTTCCTAAAGTACGATCAAACTTTGAGATTATTCATGAAGACTACTCACCTATTGTAAAGCAAGGAAGAGAAGATAGTACAAGTCTTGAGTTTATGCATAACAACACTGTGAAAATTATTATTGGCGATAGCAAAGAAGGCTGGGTTCAATCTTTAGATTTTTATTTTAAAGTGTTATATAGTAATGAATATAGAAATATTAACACAGTGATCATAAATTATAATCATGTTCGACCAAAAGGTGAGAAACTAAAAACCTTTGGTGGTACTGCAAGTGGACATGCTAGCTTGAAAAATATGTTTATAAAAATAACAAAGGTAATTAAGAGACGTGGTGTTCTTGAGGATGAAGCCAACGTGAAGCTGAAACCAATTGATTGCTTAGATATAGCTAATATTATTGGCGAGAATGTAGTCGTAGGTGGAGTAAGAAGAACAGCAGAGATTGTATTGGTAGATCCGGATGATAAAGAATGCGTTGAGTCAAAAAGCAACTTATACAAACAAATCGATGGTCAATGGATTGTAGACCATGATATCATTCATAGACAAATGAGTAATAACTCCATTTATTATAGACAAAAACCTTCAAGAGATACTTTGCATTGGCAAATTGAACAAATGCGATATTCAGGTGAACCAGGTTGGGTAAATGAAGTTGCTGGGGCTAAAAGAAGACCAAATATGAATGGAGTGAATCCTTGTGGAGAAATACTTCTAAATGCAAATGGCTTGTGCAATCTTACTACAGTAAATGTATATGCTTTTGTTAAGGAAGATGGTACCTTGGATCATAATGGTTTAATGGAGGCTCAAAGATTATCTGCAAGAGCTGGTTATAGAATGACATGTGTTGAACTGGAAATTCCAGAATGGAATTATGTTCAAAATGAAGATAAATTGTTAGGTTGTTCTCTAACAGGATGGCAAGACATGGTAAACGCAGTGCAACTGACTAGAGAACAAGAAGCGAAGCTCTTGAAGAATTTAAGAGATGTTGCTCAAACCTCTGCAAATCATTATGCAAGCGAGATTGGAGAAAACAAACCACTATTGGTAACTACAGTTAAACCTGAGGGCACATTAAGTCAATTGCCAGTAGTATCTAGTGGAGTGCATTATTCTCATTCACCATATTATATTAGAAGAGTAAGAATTAATGCAGATGATCCAGTGGTTAAGGTTTGTGAGGAGCTTGGTTATCCTATTTTCCCAGAGGTAGGACAAGAAATGGAAACGTGCACAACAAAGGTAATAGAGTTTCCTATCAAAGCACCGCTTGGAACTACTAAATATGATGTTTCGGCAATAGATCAGCTAGAGAATTATAAGCTTTTTATGGAAAACTATGTAGATCATAACTGTTCGATTACAATACATGTTAGAGAAAATGAATGGGAAGAAGTGGAAGAGTGGGTATGGAAAAATTGGGATGATATCGTTGCGCTATCCTTTTTATCACTAGAGGATAACTTTTATCAACTATTGCCATATGAAGCTATTGATGAAGAAGAATTCAATAGACGTAGCAAAGAAATGAAACCTTTTATTACGAATCTGCTAACCAAGTATGAAAAGAAAGAAATAGAATTAGATGTTGGGAATGAAAGTTGTGAAAGTGGTGCATGTCCTATAAGATAA
- a CDS encoding 1,4-alpha-glucan branching enzyme — protein sequence MKNNISKAEINEIIESNHRDPHHILGLHKSKKNKYIINTFQPHAKHVKVIVLDEDQETQVEMVKVADEGFFTIELDAEVELKYKLLYEGFNGDSWEMYDPYSFSPIISDLDMHLFGNGTHYEIYNKLGAHVLEVNGVKGVHFAVWAPNAKRVSVIGDFCGWDGRIYPMRLLGQSGIYELFVPGLDINTKYKFEIKTREDYLLKKSDPYGNYAEMRPDTASIVTDVNSYKWKDTKWMKKRDSSVPYNKPTLIYEVHLGSWKKPEDGGFLNYRQLAHELVDYVKEMGYTHIQLMPIAEHPFDGSWGYQVIGYFATTSRFGTPEDFMYFVDYCHNNEISVLLDWVPAHFPKDGHGLIRFDGTALYEHEDPKQGEHPHWGTMIFNFERNEVVNFLVANAFYWLDIFHIDGLRVDAVASMLYLDYGKEYNEWIPNVFGGRENLAAVEFFKHLNSIIYQKYQGILMIAEESTSWAGVSRPTDVGGLGFGMKWNMGWMNDFLRYIEKEPIHRKYHHNDLTFSMVYAYTENFILVLSHDEVVHGKGSMITKMPGDYWQKFANLRAAYGFMYGHPGKKLSFMGNEIAQFDEWSEDKSIDWHLLQFDKHQQLQNYMKELNHLYLSEKAFWYDDFSPKGFEWINCSDSEASIISYVRKTDKVKDTIVVVANFTPVPRTLHKIGVPYKGTYKEIFNSDDLRFGGSGLVNSNILSSADEEWDGREQNIGLIIPPLATVILKYIG from the coding sequence ATGAAAAACAATATTAGCAAAGCAGAAATCAATGAAATCATTGAATCCAACCACAGAGATCCTCATCATATTTTAGGTCTTCATAAGAGTAAGAAAAATAAATATATCATCAATACTTTTCAACCACATGCAAAACATGTGAAGGTAATTGTACTTGATGAAGACCAAGAAACCCAAGTAGAAATGGTTAAAGTTGCTGATGAAGGGTTTTTTACCATTGAATTAGATGCGGAAGTGGAACTGAAATACAAATTATTATATGAAGGTTTTAATGGGGATAGTTGGGAAATGTACGATCCGTATTCTTTTTCTCCAATAATCTCAGATTTAGATATGCACTTATTTGGTAATGGTACACATTATGAAATCTATAATAAGCTTGGAGCACATGTACTTGAAGTAAATGGTGTTAAAGGTGTGCACTTTGCAGTATGGGCACCAAATGCTAAGAGAGTTAGTGTAATTGGCGATTTTTGTGGATGGGATGGTAGAATTTATCCGATGAGATTGTTAGGACAATCCGGAATCTATGAATTATTTGTTCCAGGGCTTGACATAAATACTAAATATAAGTTTGAAATTAAAACGAGAGAAGATTATTTGCTTAAAAAATCTGATCCTTACGGAAATTATGCGGAAATGAGGCCTGATACAGCGTCTATAGTTACAGATGTGAACAGTTATAAATGGAAAGATACGAAATGGATGAAAAAAAGAGACTCAAGCGTACCGTATAATAAACCAACCTTAATCTATGAGGTTCATTTAGGTTCATGGAAAAAACCTGAAGACGGAGGTTTTTTAAATTATAGACAATTAGCTCATGAGCTCGTGGACTATGTTAAAGAGATGGGCTATACACATATTCAATTAATGCCAATTGCTGAGCATCCCTTTGACGGGTCTTGGGGTTATCAGGTAATCGGTTATTTTGCTACTACCAGTCGATTTGGGACACCAGAAGATTTCATGTATTTTGTAGATTACTGTCATAACAATGAAATAAGTGTTTTATTAGATTGGGTGCCAGCACATTTTCCAAAAGATGGCCATGGACTCATTAGATTTGATGGAACCGCTCTATATGAGCACGAGGATCCAAAGCAAGGTGAACATCCTCATTGGGGAACAATGATCTTTAATTTTGAGAGAAATGAAGTTGTTAACTTTCTAGTTGCCAATGCATTTTATTGGTTAGACATATTTCATATAGATGGTTTAAGAGTTGACGCAGTTGCTTCTATGCTCTATTTAGACTACGGTAAAGAATACAATGAATGGATACCAAATGTTTTTGGCGGAAGAGAAAATCTTGCAGCTGTAGAATTTTTCAAACATCTAAATTCAATTATTTATCAAAAATATCAAGGAATTTTAATGATTGCTGAAGAGTCAACCTCTTGGGCAGGCGTATCTAGACCGACTGATGTTGGTGGTCTTGGTTTTGGTATGAAATGGAATATGGGTTGGATGAATGACTTTTTAAGATACATTGAAAAAGAACCTATTCATAGAAAATATCATCATAATGATTTAACCTTTAGTATGGTTTATGCATATACCGAGAACTTTATTCTTGTTCTATCTCATGATGAAGTTGTTCATGGTAAAGGTTCAATGATAACTAAGATGCCTGGTGATTATTGGCAAAAGTTTGCTAACTTACGTGCCGCTTATGGCTTTATGTATGGCCATCCAGGAAAGAAACTTTCCTTTATGGGTAATGAAATAGCTCAGTTTGATGAATGGAGTGAAGATAAGAGTATTGATTGGCATTTACTTCAGTTTGATAAACATCAACAATTGCAAAATTATATGAAGGAATTGAATCATTTATATTTATCTGAGAAAGCTTTTTGGTATGATGATTTTTCACCTAAAGGATTTGAGTGGATTAACTGCTCGGATTCAGAAGCAAGTATAATATCTTATGTAAGGAAAACGGATAAAGTAAAGGATACGATTGTAGTAGTAGCCAATTTCACACCTGTACCAAGAACATTACATAAAATAGGAGTTCCTTATAAAGGTACCTATAAGGAAATCTTCAATAGTGATGATTTAAGGTTTGGTGGAAGTGGATTGGTGAATTCAAACATTTTATCTTCCGCTGATGAAGAATGGGATGGAAGAGAACAAAACATTGGGCTCATTATTCCGCCACTAGCAACAGTCATTTTGAAATATATTGGATAA
- the argH gene encoding argininosuccinate lyase has product MKLWGGRFSKSTHAMVDDFNSSIRFDERLYKQDIAGSVAHVTMLGKQDIIPIEDANTIVIALNEILSEIEAGQVTFDIEAEDIHMNVEKLLIEKIGDTGKKLHTGRSRNDQVALDMRMYIKEEIQIIDQMIADLQVVLLQLCKEHLDTIMPGYTHLQKAQPITFSHHLMAYFEMLKRDRSRLEDTYKRTNVLPLGSGALATTTYPLDRELVAELLNFDSICLNSIDGVSDRDFCIELLSSLSTLMMHLSRFSEEIILWCTNEFGFIELDDAYSTGSSIMPQKKNPDIPELVRGKTGRVYGSLMSLLTTMKSLPLAYNKDMQEDKEVTFDAIDTVKMCLPIFKDMLNTLKVNKERMYQGASGGFTNATDAADYLVKKGVHFRNAHEIIGKLVLYCINHNKTLETLTMDEYRSISDVFSEDLYDEISLEACVGKRNVIGGPSKDMMVKIIEMNEKYLEMHH; this is encoded by the coding sequence ATGAAGCTTTGGGGCGGTAGATTTTCTAAATCAACCCATGCAATGGTAGATGATTTTAACTCTTCAATTAGATTTGATGAACGTCTATATAAACAAGATATTGCCGGTAGCGTTGCTCACGTTACTATGCTTGGCAAGCAAGATATTATTCCTATTGAAGATGCGAATACAATTGTTATTGCACTGAATGAAATACTTAGTGAAATTGAAGCTGGTCAAGTAACCTTTGATATTGAAGCTGAAGACATTCATATGAATGTGGAAAAGCTCCTAATCGAAAAAATTGGTGACACCGGTAAAAAGCTTCATACTGGTCGCAGTCGTAATGACCAAGTAGCTCTTGATATGAGAATGTATATTAAAGAGGAGATTCAGATAATTGATCAAATGATTGCGGATCTTCAAGTTGTTCTTCTTCAGCTTTGTAAGGAACATCTAGATACCATTATGCCTGGTTATACACATTTGCAAAAAGCCCAACCTATTACATTTTCTCATCATTTGATGGCTTATTTTGAAATGCTTAAAAGAGATCGTTCTAGGCTAGAAGATACCTATAAAAGAACCAATGTATTACCTCTGGGATCTGGAGCGCTAGCAACAACAACCTATCCTCTTGATAGAGAGCTGGTTGCCGAACTTTTAAACTTTGATAGCATTTGTCTTAACAGTATTGACGGGGTATCAGATAGAGATTTTTGCATAGAACTACTCAGTTCACTCTCAACTCTTATGATGCATCTAAGTCGTTTCAGTGAAGAAATCATCTTATGGTGTACGAATGAATTTGGTTTCATTGAATTAGATGATGCGTATAGCACTGGAAGTAGTATCATGCCCCAAAAGAAAAACCCAGACATTCCTGAATTGGTTCGTGGAAAAACTGGACGTGTATACGGTTCTCTTATGAGCTTACTTACAACAATGAAATCTTTACCTCTTGCCTATAATAAAGATATGCAAGAAGATAAAGAAGTTACCTTTGATGCAATTGATACCGTTAAGATGTGTCTACCCATTTTTAAAGATATGTTAAATACACTTAAAGTTAACAAAGAAAGAATGTATCAAGGTGCTAGCGGAGGCTTTACAAATGCAACTGACGCTGCCGATTATCTAGTTAAAAAAGGGGTTCATTTTAGAAATGCCCATGAAATCATAGGTAAATTAGTTTTATATTGTATAAACCATAATAAAACTCTTGAAACTCTAACTATGGATGAATATCGTTCGATATCAGATGTTTTTTCTGAGGATTTATATGATGAAATTTCTTTAGAGGCATGTGTTGGTAAGAGAAATGTAATTGGTGGTCCTTCTAAAGATATGATGGTTAAAATCATTGAAATGAATGAAAAATACTTAGAAATGCATCACTAA
- a CDS encoding argininosuccinate synthase, whose amino-acid sequence MKEKVILAYSGGLDTTVIIPWLQENYDYEVIAVCVDVGQGKEIDGLEERALSTGASKLYIENVTDEFIDDYVIPTMQAGAKYENKYLLGTSMARPVIAKRLVEIALKEGATAICHGATGKGNDQVRFELTVKALAPHIRIIAPWRIWDIKSREDAIAYLDARGIQAPMKKGDTYSRDRNLWHLSHEGLELEDPANEPNYDKLLQMSVTPEKAPDAPTYVEIGFEKGYPNTLNGESMSASQMITKLNEIGGKNGIGIVDIVENRVVGMKSRGVYETPGGAILYAAHQELEYLCLDKQTIAYKSTIAVKFAELTYSGEWFTPLREALTAFVDSTQQTITGSVKLKLYKGNIVPAGATSKYSLYNESIASFTTGELYNHHDAEGFINLFGLPLKVRAMMMQKNENN is encoded by the coding sequence ATGAAAGAAAAAGTTATATTAGCATATTCAGGTGGTTTAGACACAACGGTTATTATTCCTTGGTTACAAGAAAACTATGATTATGAAGTAATTGCAGTTTGCGTAGACGTAGGTCAAGGTAAAGAGATAGATGGTTTAGAAGAAAGAGCCCTATCAACAGGTGCAAGTAAACTCTATATAGAAAATGTTACTGATGAATTTATTGATGATTACGTTATACCAACAATGCAGGCAGGTGCTAAATATGAAAACAAATATTTATTAGGTACTTCTATGGCACGACCTGTTATCGCAAAACGTTTGGTAGAAATCGCCCTCAAAGAAGGTGCCACTGCAATTTGCCATGGTGCTACCGGAAAGGGTAATGATCAAGTCCGTTTTGAATTAACAGTTAAAGCTTTGGCACCTCATATTAGAATCATTGCTCCTTGGCGTATTTGGGATATTAAGTCCCGTGAAGATGCCATTGCTTACTTAGATGCTCGTGGCATTCAAGCCCCCATGAAAAAAGGCGATACGTACAGTAGAGACCGTAATCTATGGCATTTAAGCCATGAAGGTCTTGAACTTGAAGATCCCGCTAACGAACCAAATTATGATAAATTACTGCAAATGTCCGTCACTCCAGAAAAGGCACCTGATGCACCTACTTATGTAGAAATTGGCTTTGAAAAAGGCTATCCTAATACATTAAACGGCGAATCCATGTCTGCATCACAAATGATTACTAAACTGAATGAAATTGGTGGCAAAAACGGTATTGGTATCGTTGATATAGTTGAAAATCGTGTTGTGGGTATGAAATCGAGAGGTGTATATGAAACCCCTGGTGGGGCAATTCTATATGCAGCACACCAAGAATTAGAATACCTTTGTTTAGACAAACAAACGATTGCTTATAAGAGTACTATTGCTGTTAAATTCGCAGAATTAACCTATAGTGGTGAGTGGTTTACTCCTCTTAGAGAAGCGCTTACTGCCTTTGTTGATTCGACACAGCAAACAATTACTGGTTCTGTAAAGTTAAAGCTATACAAAGGTAATATCGTTCCAGCAGGAGCTACTTCAAAGTATTCACTTTATAACGAAAGTATTGCTAGCTTTACAACAGGAGAACTCTATAATCATCATGATGCTGAAGGTTTTATTAATCTTTTTGGTTTACCATTGAAAGTTCGTGCTATGATGATGCAAAAAAACGAAAATAACTAA
- the cls gene encoding cardiolipin synthase — translation MIDYFTSLSINYMTIFALNLVLSAIAISLERKNPTATLAWLFFMTSLPGIGFLFFILLSQNISKRKIFKYTAEESELYTSFLAKQARSFKEGTFQFNDVDMAWFSDMILFHNRLSESFYSQNNQISVFTDGHTKFNDLIMEIEKATHHIHVLYYILKNDDLGNQLLNLLSKKAREGVQVRILLDHVGARSLPKHLIQAIKNDGCEVAFFFPSKLKYLNFKANYRNHRKIVVIDGMIGYVGGFNIGVEYIGESKKFGFWRDTHLKILGDSVISLQLRFFLDWRHASKKLLEISTQYIKESSSTGHAGVQIVSSGPDSIHEQIKQGYIKMINKARNYIYIQTPYFVPDESILEALKIAAASGVEVRIMIPSIPDHLFVHWATYSHIGELLPYGVRVFIYEKGFLHSKTIVVDDIICSAGTCNFDIRSFRLNFEVNAFIYDKDTTSELKTAFDADLNYCREMTLALYQNRSLLVKTKETVSRLFSPLL, via the coding sequence ATGATTGACTATTTTACATCGTTAAGTATTAATTATATGACGATATTTGCTCTGAATTTGGTGTTGTCTGCTATTGCTATTTCCTTAGAGCGAAAAAACCCTACTGCAACCTTAGCTTGGCTATTCTTTATGACATCCTTGCCGGGTATAGGTTTTCTATTTTTTATACTACTATCACAAAACATATCTAAACGTAAAATATTCAAATACACTGCGGAGGAAAGTGAGCTTTATACTTCCTTCTTAGCCAAGCAAGCCAGATCTTTTAAGGAAGGTACTTTTCAATTTAATGACGTTGATATGGCATGGTTTTCCGATATGATACTTTTTCATAATAGATTAAGTGAATCATTTTACTCTCAAAACAATCAAATATCCGTTTTTACTGATGGACACACTAAATTTAATGACTTAATTATGGAAATAGAAAAAGCTACTCATCACATTCATGTCTTATATTATATATTGAAAAATGATGATCTAGGTAACCAACTATTAAACTTACTTTCAAAAAAAGCTCGTGAAGGTGTTCAGGTCAGAATTTTATTGGATCATGTGGGAGCACGATCTCTCCCTAAACATCTAATTCAAGCCATTAAAAATGATGGCTGCGAAGTAGCATTTTTCTTCCCTTCAAAACTTAAGTATTTAAACTTTAAGGCAAATTACCGTAACCATAGAAAAATAGTAGTTATTGATGGTATGATAGGTTATGTCGGAGGTTTTAACATTGGTGTTGAATATATCGGTGAATCAAAGAAATTTGGTTTTTGGAGAGATACTCACTTAAAAATTCTAGGTGACTCTGTTATATCACTTCAGTTAAGATTTTTTCTTGATTGGAGGCATGCATCAAAGAAGCTATTAGAAATTAGTACTCAGTATATTAAGGAGTCATCCTCAACAGGTCATGCAGGTGTGCAGATAGTCTCCAGTGGCCCTGATTCAATTCATGAGCAAATAAAGCAAGGATATATTAAAATGATAAACAAGGCAAGAAATTACATATATATCCAAACGCCTTATTTTGTACCTGATGAAAGTATTCTTGAGGCCTTGAAGATTGCAGCAGCATCTGGAGTTGAAGTAAGAATTATGATTCCAAGTATTCCTGATCACCTATTTGTACATTGGGCAACCTACTCTCATATTGGTGAACTACTTCCCTATGGTGTGCGGGTTTTCATATATGAAAAAGGATTTCTTCATTCAAAAACCATTGTAGTTGATGATATTATTTGTTCAGCTGGCACTTGCAACTTTGACATCAGAAGCTTTCGGTTGAATTTCGAAGTAAATGCTTTTATTTATGACAAAGATACAACCAGTGAATTAAAAACAGCTTTTGATGCAGATTTAAACTATTGTCGTGAAATGACTTTAGCTTTATATCAAAACCGTTCACTTCTTGTAAAAACAAAAGAAACCGTTTCAAGATTGTTTTCACCACTACTTTGA